In Paenibacillus sp. J23TS9, a single genomic region encodes these proteins:
- a CDS encoding UvrD-helicase domain-containing protein has translation MEQTFQSAYQEEERRLNATIAEIDKQLGRLRGIDVYTGHDFTEQVLEAGREEKRQSLAKSLPAPYFGRLDFQENKDGEPKPLYIGKIGVDHGEVGDQPMVIDWRAPIASVFYSFTGGDDPAAYEAPEGTIEGLVYLKRNLVIRKQILERVSDTYDRDSDQPAVSDEFLVYRLGENKDNKLRDIVSTIQAEQDQIIRAAKNTALIIQGVAGSGKTTVALHRLAFLLYQYKEQVTAEKMIIFAPNHMFLDYISDVLPELGVGDIQQSTFTDWALKLLGIDLAIADTSETLDYWFESAGGMPEVNDEVPGRFKGSISFMNMIRSCLESMENVSVPEADFMPWEGAVLKRSMILHWFNEEYKPYPLAKRKERVMARIHRWVEMELKKSPSAAALKERKKKAAQREKSYATKWPKYEPLVLYKQMFKALKLQAGWPEELLALIPDSVMKSTQKDLKKDIIREEDLPGLLYIHYLLHDITGEQRFDHIVIDEAQDFSPFQVAVLDLFVRGHSFTILGDLSQGIHAYRGVHSWEEMSSLFAPEQTAYFALTRSYRSTMEIIEFANRILEKGVNSDLLAVPVFRSGNPVRMIPYGGHEQERLNDLRKGMQKLSTGEYRTVAILTRTLKEAKELYEQLLPDIPELHLIDGGKKAYEGGLSVLPVYLSKGLEFDAVIVADADPVHYGTSAWDAKLMYVGCTRALHELWLMHEGPLPDYLQNMHEDIAVTGW, from the coding sequence AACAGACTTTTCAAAGTGCCTATCAAGAGGAAGAGCGAAGGCTAAATGCAACTATTGCGGAAATTGATAAGCAGCTTGGGCGGCTGCGCGGCATCGATGTCTATACAGGACATGACTTTACTGAGCAAGTTCTGGAGGCAGGACGTGAGGAGAAAAGGCAGTCGCTGGCCAAAAGCCTGCCGGCACCTTACTTCGGACGGCTGGATTTCCAAGAAAACAAAGATGGAGAGCCAAAACCGCTCTATATCGGAAAAATCGGTGTGGATCACGGGGAAGTCGGAGATCAGCCGATGGTCATTGATTGGCGGGCACCGATTGCCAGCGTATTTTATTCCTTTACCGGGGGCGATGACCCGGCTGCGTACGAAGCACCGGAGGGAACCATTGAGGGCCTGGTGTATTTAAAACGCAACCTAGTCATCCGGAAACAAATTTTGGAACGGGTATCCGATACGTATGACCGCGACAGCGATCAGCCGGCTGTATCGGATGAATTTCTCGTTTACCGGCTGGGTGAGAACAAGGATAACAAGCTGCGTGATATCGTCTCCACCATTCAGGCGGAACAGGACCAGATTATTCGAGCGGCGAAAAACACGGCACTGATCATTCAGGGGGTTGCGGGAAGCGGAAAAACAACCGTTGCCCTTCACCGTCTCGCCTTTTTGCTGTATCAGTATAAGGAGCAGGTTACGGCTGAGAAAATGATTATTTTCGCGCCGAACCATATGTTCCTGGATTATATTTCGGATGTGCTGCCAGAGCTTGGTGTAGGGGATATCCAGCAGAGTACGTTCACGGATTGGGCCTTGAAGCTGCTTGGCATAGATCTTGCGATTGCGGATACGTCCGAAACGCTTGATTACTGGTTTGAGTCAGCTGGAGGGATGCCTGAAGTGAATGATGAGGTACCCGGCCGGTTTAAGGGCTCAATCAGCTTCATGAATATGATTCGCAGCTGCCTGGAATCCATGGAAAATGTTTCAGTGCCCGAAGCGGATTTCATGCCGTGGGAAGGTGCTGTGCTGAAGCGAAGTATGATTCTTCACTGGTTCAATGAGGAATACAAGCCGTATCCGCTAGCTAAGCGCAAAGAACGGGTCATGGCGAGAATTCACCGCTGGGTCGAGATGGAGCTGAAGAAATCGCCATCGGCTGCGGCGCTGAAGGAACGGAAGAAAAAGGCAGCCCAGCGCGAGAAATCCTATGCGACCAAATGGCCGAAATACGAGCCGCTTGTGCTGTATAAGCAGATGTTCAAGGCGTTGAAGCTGCAGGCAGGCTGGCCTGAGGAACTGCTTGCGCTTATTCCGGACAGTGTAATGAAATCAACGCAAAAGGATTTGAAAAAGGATATTATCCGTGAAGAGGACCTGCCAGGGCTTCTGTACATCCATTATCTGCTCCATGACATTACGGGTGAACAGCGCTTTGATCATATTGTTATTGATGAGGCGCAGGATTTCTCTCCGTTCCAGGTTGCCGTTCTTGATTTGTTTGTTCGAGGTCATTCCTTTACCATACTCGGCGATCTGTCCCAAGGCATTCATGCGTACCGGGGAGTCCACAGTTGGGAAGAAATGAGCTCATTGTTCGCTCCGGAGCAAACGGCTTATTTTGCCCTGACGCGAAGCTATCGATCGACCATGGAAATCATAGAATTTGCCAACCGTATTTTGGAAAAGGGTGTGAACAGCGATCTCCTTGCCGTACCGGTGTTCCGGAGCGGAAATCCGGTACGTATGATTCCTTACGGGGGTCATGAGCAGGAGCGGCTGAATGATCTCCGCAAAGGGATGCAGAAGCTGTCTACGGGTGAATACCGCACGGTTGCTATTTTGACACGGACTCTTAAGGAAGCGAAGGAGCTGTATGAACAGCTGCTGCCTGACATTCCGGAGCTTCATTTGATCGATGGCGGGAAAAAAGCGTATGAGGGAGGACTTTCCGTCCTGCCGGTCTACCTCTCGAAAGGTCTTGAATTCGATGCTGTTATCGTAGCGGACGCGGATCCGGTGCATTATGGTACTTCGGCTTGGGATGCCAAGCTGATGTATGTGGGCTGCACGCGTGCACTCCATGAGCTGTGGCTGATGCATGAAGGCCCTCTTCCGGATTATTTGCAAAATATGCACGAAGATATTGCGGTCACAGGCTGGTAA